From the Deinococcus seoulensis genome, the window GCCCTGACCCGCCGCGTCCTGACCGCCTTCCCGCCAGGGCAGCTGTTCACCTTCACGCCCGTGCCCCCACTGCGGCCCTTCGGGGAGATGCTGTGGGAGGTGGTCGGCCAGAGCGGCTATGTCCTGCGCGGCCTGCTGGACGGCGCGTGGGACACCCCCAGCTGGGACGAGCCGGGGCTGGACCCGGCGGCCCTGCTGGCCGCGCTGGACGAGAACACCGCCCGCCTCCGCGAGCTGAGGAACCTGCCGGAGACCCGGCTGGGCGAGACGCACGCGCTGCCGTGGGGCGAGATGCTACTGCTGAACGCC encodes:
- a CDS encoding DinB family protein, whose amino-acid sequence is MPRAPIASLPPAQLADHWLGHRALTRRVLTAFPPGQLFTFTPVPPLRPFGEMLWEVVGQSGYVLRGLLDGAWDTPSWDEPGLDPAALLAALDENTARLRELRNLPETRLGETHALPWGEMLLLNAALGSVDNEVHHRAQGMTYLRLLGLTPPDFWTRTPGDA